Proteins from a single region of Polynucleobacter sp. KF022:
- the guaA gene encoding glutamine-hydrolyzing GMP synthase — translation MHDKILILDFGSQVTQLIARRVRDGRVYSEIHPYDCDPEFIRKFIQEQGGKGIILSGGPSSVTEEGSPRAPQIVFGLGVPVLGICYGMQTMATQLGGAVASAESLGKAREFGYSEVRAHGHTNLLKGIQDFSTSEGHGILKVWMSHGDSVTTLPPSFKLMASTESCPIAGMADEERRFYAFQFHPEVTHTIQGTAIIERFVHEICQCKPDWVMGDYIAEAVDNIRKQVGDEEVILGLSGGVDSSVAAALIHRAIGDQLTCVFVDHGLLRLNEGDMVMEMFARNLGVKVIRVDAKETFMGELAGVSDPEAKRKIIGKEFVEIFQTESGKIKNAKWLAQGTIYPDVIESAGKGKKGAHTIKSHHNVGGLPEDMHLKLLEPLRELFKDEVRELGVALGLPREMVYRHPFPGPGLGVRILGEVKAEFASLLQRADAIFIEELRNTIDEVSQKSWYDLTSQAFAVFLPVKSVGVMGDGRTYEYVVALRAVQTQDFMTAHWAHLPHELLGKVSNRIINEVRGINRVVYDISGKPPATIEWE, via the coding sequence GTGCACGACAAAATACTGATTCTCGACTTTGGTTCACAAGTAACTCAACTCATTGCAAGACGCGTACGCGATGGACGTGTGTACTCCGAGATTCACCCCTACGATTGCGATCCAGAATTCATTCGCAAGTTCATTCAAGAGCAGGGCGGTAAAGGCATCATTCTTTCTGGTGGACCAAGCTCAGTAACTGAAGAGGGTAGTCCTCGTGCACCCCAAATCGTTTTTGGACTGGGTGTTCCTGTTCTAGGTATTTGCTACGGCATGCAAACGATGGCTACTCAATTGGGTGGTGCGGTTGCGTCTGCCGAGTCTTTGGGTAAGGCGCGTGAGTTCGGTTATTCAGAAGTGCGCGCCCATGGCCATACCAATTTACTCAAAGGCATTCAGGATTTCTCGACTAGTGAAGGTCATGGCATTCTGAAAGTGTGGATGAGTCATGGCGACTCCGTTACTACATTGCCGCCATCATTTAAGTTGATGGCCTCGACCGAGTCTTGCCCTATAGCAGGTATGGCTGATGAAGAGCGTCGTTTTTATGCATTCCAGTTTCATCCTGAAGTGACCCACACCATTCAAGGCACGGCAATCATTGAGCGTTTTGTGCATGAGATTTGTCAGTGCAAGCCTGACTGGGTGATGGGCGATTACATCGCGGAAGCTGTAGACAATATTCGCAAGCAAGTTGGGGATGAGGAAGTCATTCTTGGTTTATCTGGTGGCGTTGACTCTAGCGTTGCTGCAGCGTTGATTCATCGCGCCATTGGCGATCAACTGACTTGTGTGTTTGTAGACCATGGCTTGCTTCGTCTAAATGAAGGCGACATGGTGATGGAGATGTTTGCACGCAATTTGGGTGTGAAAGTCATTCGCGTTGATGCCAAAGAAACTTTTATGGGTGAGTTGGCTGGCGTTTCTGATCCAGAAGCTAAGCGCAAGATTATCGGTAAAGAGTTTGTGGAAATTTTCCAAACTGAATCTGGAAAAATAAAAAACGCCAAATGGCTTGCTCAAGGAACTATTTACCCGGATGTGATTGAGTCTGCTGGTAAAGGTAAGAAGGGCGCACATACTATTAAGAGTCACCATAATGTTGGTGGCTTACCTGAGGATATGCATCTCAAATTACTTGAGCCATTGCGCGAGCTCTTTAAAGATGAAGTTCGCGAGCTCGGCGTTGCATTAGGTTTGCCACGTGAGATGGTGTACCGCCATCCGTTCCCTGGTCCTGGTCTTGGCGTGCGCATTTTGGGTGAAGTAAAGGCTGAGTTTGCGAGCTTGCTTCAACGTGCTGATGCCATCTTCATTGAAGAGTTACGCAATACGATTGATGAAGTCAGTCAAAAATCTTGGTATGACCTCACCAGTCAAGCATTTGCTGTTTTCTTACCAGTGAAGTCTGTAGGTGTGATGGGTGACGGCAGAACGTATGAATATGTTGTAGCACTTAGAGCTGTGCAGACTCAAGACTTTATGACGGCGCATTGGGCTCATTTGCCGCATGAGTTGCTTGGTAAAGTGTCAAACCGCATCATCAATGAAGTGCGTGGCATCAATCGAGTCGTATACGACATTAGCGGAAAACCGCCAGCAACGATCGAGTGGGAATAA
- a CDS encoding ferritin-like domain-containing protein yields MLELRATSLAILASVDYQTKVSQLLHLFDEYQQQQVTLDISGVLDSQDLTLPGRPAKPELVLPKLVPKRRMDTPEGRAGLLHSLAHIEFNAMNLALDAIWRFPNMPQQYYEDWLKVAKEEAYHFSLVNEHLKSLGFTYGDFPAHNSLWEMVERTTDSVIARMALVPRTMEARGLDAVPMIRDRFKQIKETRAVEILEIILNDEIGHVLIGNRWFNFLCTQDHLSPIATYRELAEKYRAPVLRGPFNIEARQRAGFTSEELTLLGAS; encoded by the coding sequence ATGCTTGAGTTACGAGCAACCTCACTCGCAATCCTAGCAAGCGTCGATTATCAGACTAAAGTCAGTCAGTTATTGCACCTGTTTGATGAATATCAACAGCAGCAGGTGACTCTCGATATTTCTGGTGTACTTGATTCTCAAGACCTCACACTTCCTGGGCGCCCAGCCAAGCCAGAGTTAGTTCTGCCAAAGTTAGTCCCCAAAAGAAGAATGGATACGCCCGAAGGTAGGGCAGGTTTGTTGCACTCACTTGCACATATTGAATTTAATGCCATGAATCTTGCTCTGGATGCAATCTGGCGCTTTCCAAATATGCCTCAGCAGTACTACGAGGACTGGCTTAAGGTTGCTAAAGAAGAGGCGTATCACTTCAGTTTGGTAAATGAACATCTGAAATCACTGGGTTTTACCTATGGTGATTTTCCGGCTCACAATAGTTTGTGGGAGATGGTTGAAAGAACAACTGATTCAGTTATTGCTAGGATGGCGCTTGTGCCTAGAACCATGGAAGCAAGAGGACTAGATGCCGTGCCGATGATTCGAGATCGCTTTAAGCAAATTAAAGAGACAAGGGCGGTTGAGATTTTGGAGATTATTCTCAATGATGAAATCGGCCATGTTCTGATTGGCAATCGTTGGTTTAATTTCTTGTGTACACAGGATCATCTTTCGCCGATTGCTACTTACCGAGAGTTGGCTGAAAAATATCGCGCACCTGTTTTAAGGGGGCCATTCAATATAGAAGCTCGTCAGCGAGCTGGATTTACAAGCGAAGAGTTAACTCTTCTGGGGGCATCGTAA
- a CDS encoding radical SAM protein has translation MTQLNTPYPSTAYLTGFLRSRGVDAAQEDLALALVLSFFTPEGLAKIYGEALLVPEESRSASVNFFLDYFASYQSTISSVISFLQGRDSTLSHRINSRAFLPEGPRFASLDAFDDEDGDSLAWAFGALGSHDRARHLATLYLNDLSDVMRDAVDDRFEFVRYAESLASSQPTFTPLADALNANPTLMDLHLQELASKTIEDHQPNLVLLSVPFPGAMYAALRIAQVIKRAHPKIKIALGGGYVNTELRELSDARIFDYVDFITLDSGERPLLALLEHLRGKRSTERLVRTFIRNSKNQVQYLNWQEPDIPFEEVGTATWDGLPLDSYLSLLDMLNPMHRLWSDGRWNKLTVAHGCYWKKCSFCDVSLDYISRYETASASLLVDRIEQIVAETGQTGFHFVDEAAPPKALKALAEELIRRKVVISWWGNIRFEKTFTPQVAELLAQSGCIAMSGGLEVASDRLLNLMKKGVSVEQVAQVTKGFSDAGILVHAYLMYGFPTQTVQETVDALEYVRQLFESGCIQSGFFHRFICTVHSPVGLNPQEYGIELVPLPEITFAKNDVAFIDPTGVDHDALGQGLKKAIYNYMHGVGFELKAHSWFDGLGMAIPKTTVAHNFIENALYR, from the coding sequence ATGACCCAGCTTAATACACCATATCCCTCTACGGCCTATCTCACGGGATTTTTGAGGTCACGCGGAGTAGATGCCGCCCAAGAGGATTTAGCTCTGGCACTGGTACTTAGTTTTTTTACGCCAGAAGGCCTGGCCAAAATTTACGGGGAAGCCCTTCTAGTTCCGGAGGAAAGTCGTAGTGCTAGCGTCAATTTTTTCTTAGACTATTTTGCTAGCTACCAATCCACTATCTCATCAGTGATTAGTTTTTTGCAAGGCCGAGATAGTACTCTTAGCCACCGTATTAACTCGCGCGCTTTTTTGCCTGAAGGACCACGCTTTGCGTCTTTGGATGCCTTTGATGATGAAGATGGCGACTCATTGGCTTGGGCTTTTGGGGCTCTAGGATCACATGATCGAGCACGTCATTTAGCAACCTTGTATCTCAATGATTTATCGGATGTGATGCGCGATGCCGTTGATGATCGTTTTGAGTTTGTCCGTTATGCGGAATCTCTTGCAAGTAGCCAGCCTACATTCACGCCTTTAGCTGATGCACTGAATGCGAACCCGACGCTAATGGATTTGCATTTGCAAGAACTTGCAAGTAAGACTATTGAGGACCATCAGCCCAACCTAGTGCTTCTATCCGTACCATTTCCTGGGGCGATGTATGCGGCCTTGCGGATTGCTCAAGTCATTAAAAGAGCTCACCCAAAAATCAAGATTGCATTAGGTGGGGGCTATGTCAATACAGAGCTGCGCGAGCTGAGCGATGCTCGTATTTTTGATTATGTAGATTTCATTACGCTCGATTCTGGGGAAAGACCCTTGCTTGCTTTGCTAGAACATCTGCGGGGTAAGCGCTCCACAGAGAGATTGGTACGCACTTTTATTCGAAATTCAAAAAATCAAGTTCAATACCTCAATTGGCAGGAGCCGGACATTCCATTTGAAGAGGTTGGTACAGCTACCTGGGATGGATTACCTCTAGATTCTTATTTATCACTTTTGGACATGCTCAATCCAATGCATCGCTTATGGAGTGATGGTCGTTGGAATAAGCTCACTGTTGCGCACGGCTGCTATTGGAAAAAATGTAGCTTCTGCGATGTTTCGCTTGATTACATTTCTCGTTATGAAACTGCTTCAGCCAGCTTATTGGTGGATCGTATTGAGCAGATCGTTGCCGAGACTGGCCAAACGGGATTTCATTTTGTGGATGAGGCAGCTCCACCTAAGGCATTAAAAGCCCTAGCTGAGGAGTTGATTCGTCGTAAGGTGGTCATTTCTTGGTGGGGCAATATTCGCTTTGAAAAAACTTTTACTCCGCAAGTGGCCGAACTTCTAGCCCAAAGTGGTTGTATAGCGATGTCCGGTGGCTTAGAGGTTGCCTCTGACAGATTGCTAAACCTGATGAAAAAGGGTGTATCCGTTGAGCAAGTGGCTCAGGTTACCAAAGGTTTTTCAGATGCGGGCATCTTGGTGCATGCTTATCTGATGTATGGCTTTCCTACTCAAACAGTACAAGAAACGGTAGATGCTTTGGAATATGTAAGGCAGTTATTTGAGAGTGGCTGTATCCAAAGTGGATTTTTTCACCGCTTTATCTGCACCGTTCATTCTCCTGTGGGTTTAAATCCACAAGAGTATGGAATTGAATTAGTACCGTTGCCAGAAATTACTTTTGCCAAGAATGATGTTGCCTTTATTGATCCAACTGGCGTTGACCATGATGCCTTGGGTCAAGGATTGAAAAAGGCTATTTATAACTATATGCATGGAGTAGGTTTTGAGCTTAAAGCGCACTCTTGG